A single Hypanus sabinus isolate sHypSab1 chromosome 24, sHypSab1.hap1, whole genome shotgun sequence DNA region contains:
- the LOC132380525 gene encoding histone H4: MSGRGKGGKGLGKGGAKRHRKVLRDNIQGITKPAIRRLARRGGVKRISGLIYEETRGVLKVFLENVIRDAVTYTEHAKRKTVTAMDVVYALKRQGRTLYGFGG; encoded by the coding sequence ATGTCTGGCAGAGGAAAAGGAGGCAAAGGACTCGGCAAAGGCGGAGCCAAGCGGCACCGTAAAGTGCTCCGTGACAACATCCAGGGCATCACCAAACCAGCTATCCGCCGTCTGGCTCGCCGTGGCGGCGTTAAGCGGATCTCTGGTCTAATCTACGAGGAGACCCGCGGTGTACTGAAGGTTTTCCTGGAAAACGTGATCCGTGATGCCGTCACCTACACGGAGCACGCCAAGCGCAAGACAGTCACCGCCATGGATGTGGTGTACGCGCTGAAACGCCAGGGCCGCACGCTCTACGGCTTCGGCGGTTGA
- the LOC132380505 gene encoding histone H2AX-like has protein sequence MSGRGKTGGKARSKAKSRSSRAGLQFPVGRVHRLLRKGNYAERVGAGAPVYLAAVLEYLTAEILELAGNAARDNKKTRIIPRHLQLAVRNDEELNKLLGGVTIAQGGVLPNIQAVLLPKKTGGASK, from the coding sequence ATGAGTGGGCGAGGAAAAACCGGTGGCAAAGCTCGGTCCAAGGCCAAGTCTCGATCGTCTCGGGCAGGGCTGCAGTTCCCGGTGGGCCGTGTTCACAGGCTCTTGAGGAAGGGTAACTATGCTGAGCGGGTGGGTGCAGGCGCCCCGGTCTAtctggctgctgtgctcgagTATCTGACGGCTGAAATCCTTGAGCTGGCCGGCAACGCGGCCCGGGACAACAAAAAGACCCGCATCATCCCCAGGCATCTGCAGCTGGCCGTCCGCAATGACGAGGAGCTTAACAAGCTGCTGGGAGGGGTGACCATCGCTCAGGGCGGGGTGCTGCCCAATATCCAGGCCGTGTTATTGCCCAAGAAAACCGGCGGAGCCAGCAAGTGA